A part of Paenibacillus sp. sptzw28 genomic DNA contains:
- a CDS encoding DUF4367 domain-containing protein, whose product MISDHEIREQLKKEADEVLFEGIHFDSRLKENVKRRAQLIQEPPLQGRAARNPRRWLLGTAAAAVIAFFLIIAAPSLFPSWAPPPAVPGETFHRPLPGNIEPGDELPPSGDSGEEIRVLTTFEEAGALFGEKLLVPSYIPAGFSLHEINAGGPEGGLEGTVVYSYVAGSRSFGLFQHKQEESDVPKGKAVDINGGTGYLTTGDPGQEAGENDRNIELHWHANGVEYMLSGILPVDEALKIARSMERLSTQ is encoded by the coding sequence ATGATATCAGATCATGAAATACGTGAGCAGTTGAAGAAGGAAGCCGATGAGGTCCTGTTTGAAGGCATCCATTTCGACTCCCGTCTGAAAGAAAACGTGAAGCGGAGGGCGCAGCTGATACAGGAACCCCCACTCCAAGGCCGAGCTGCGCGCAATCCGCGGAGATGGTTGCTCGGAACGGCTGCGGCGGCTGTAATCGCATTTTTCCTTATTATCGCCGCCCCTTCGCTCTTTCCTTCATGGGCTCCGCCGCCTGCCGTTCCAGGCGAAACCTTTCATAGGCCGCTGCCCGGGAATATCGAACCGGGTGATGAGCTCCCGCCGTCCGGAGATTCGGGCGAAGAGATACGCGTGTTGACAACGTTCGAGGAGGCGGGAGCGCTTTTTGGCGAGAAACTGCTGGTTCCATCATATATCCCGGCTGGATTTTCACTGCATGAGATCAATGCCGGCGGTCCCGAAGGAGGGCTTGAAGGAACTGTGGTGTACAGTTATGTTGCCGGGAGCCGCTCATTCGGTTTGTTCCAGCATAAACAAGAAGAGTCGGACGTTCCTAAAGGGAAGGCCGTCGATATCAACGGCGGTACCGGCTATCTTACTACCGGCGATCCGGGGCAGGAAGCAGGAGAGAATGACCGAAACATCGAGCTTCACTGGCACGCCAACGGCGTTGAATATATGTTATCCGGCATATTGCCGGTAGATGAAGCACTGAAAATAGCGAGGTCCATGGAAAGGCTATCCACCCAATAG
- a CDS encoding APH(3') family aminoglycoside O-phosphotransferase yields MMQVPLNISERIGNAEWTVISIGCSAARTFRLCSCDGSVMYLKVMNKAGKFSLQPEYERLEWLQGKLSVPQILDFAVEDEKEFLLTSEVCGVHAADQSWNDRLPVVVRELAKGLKAIHSIHVEGCPFDKSLSVRIREAELNVTAGLVNEDDFDIKRKGRKAADLFRELLEARPDHEDLVFTHGDYCLPNILISGESLSGFIDWGHAGIADRYQDIALAFRSFTFNFGEEWGRLFLQEYGLEEVDWRKVEYYQFLDEFF; encoded by the coding sequence ATGATGCAAGTACCATTAAACATCTCAGAACGTATCGGCAATGCAGAATGGACGGTTATTTCGATCGGCTGCTCTGCAGCTCGGACATTTCGTCTATGTTCTTGCGATGGAAGTGTGATGTATTTAAAGGTCATGAATAAAGCAGGCAAATTCTCTTTGCAGCCGGAATATGAGCGGTTGGAATGGCTCCAGGGAAAGCTGTCAGTCCCTCAGATTCTGGATTTTGCAGTCGAAGACGAGAAAGAGTTTCTTCTCACCTCTGAGGTTTGCGGTGTTCATGCTGCAGATCAGTCGTGGAACGACCGTTTGCCGGTCGTCGTAAGGGAATTAGCCAAAGGTTTAAAAGCCATTCACAGTATCCATGTCGAAGGATGTCCTTTCGATAAAAGTTTAAGTGTAAGAATTCGCGAAGCAGAGCTGAACGTGACAGCCGGATTGGTTAATGAAGACGATTTCGATATCAAGAGAAAGGGTAGGAAAGCGGCTGATCTATTTCGCGAGCTGCTCGAAGCAAGACCTGATCACGAGGATCTTGTATTTACCCATGGTGACTATTGCTTACCGAATATATTGATTAGTGGAGAAAGCCTCAGCGGTTTTATCGATTGGGGTCACGCCGGAATCGCAGACCGGTATCAGGATATTGCCCTTGCGTTCCGGAGCTTCACCTTTAACTTTGGGGAAGAATGGGGCAGGTTGTTTTTACAAGAGTACGGCCTTGAAGAGGTCGATTGGAGAAAAGTTGAGTATTACCAGTTCCTGGATGAGTTCTTCTGA